From the Molothrus ater isolate BHLD 08-10-18 breed brown headed cowbird chromosome 25, BPBGC_Mater_1.1, whole genome shotgun sequence genome, one window contains:
- the LOC118696176 gene encoding inositol 1,4,5-triphosphate receptor associated 2-like, with translation MKPLGGSSPGQGEEEEAQGPAQGRRRRQRHRASCRPSPSPRREQQAELSGLPTSPDEGRMSSPQGQPGGDLARSEQSMEQTSEEPGRAVQEQAVHPGDSDSTKEDAETLEEPLLSLPSELSVLDRLGLHRVALTEQDLEAAFAHLALAFRCDLFTLQQRVQVEKRARDAAEENIQEELGQCRAALERLGRSCASAGCKETLEQLQHNLAVLAAAVERATSAAEKLGAVHQEARMSRAAEVMVQHVENLKRHHLREHAELEEMKRLIQQNSRNRQLAESQDDVEPRLRPHPLKRSFQQGSARRRVSIAVIPKQLLPGASPESRAAPAGDPEPEGAQRWPSTPRSELEPQGQDSAVTGKLVAEGRGSSTGSEEQEQLGPTSKGAAAELWRPWLFLPQHYWVFFWLLLLSIAFLLLVRVLELQRLQPAASPKA, from the exons ATGAAGCCGCTCGGAGGGAGCTCGCCGGgacagggggaggaggaggaggcgcaGGGACCGGCCCAGGGGCgccggcggcggcagcggcacCGGGCGAGCTGCCGGCCCAGCCCCTCACCGCGCAG ggagcagcaggcagagctgtccgGGCTCCCCACGTCTCCGGATGAAG gcaggatgAGCagtccccagggacagccaggtggggatcTGGCCAGGAGCGAGCAGAGCATGGAGCAAACCAGCGAg gagccaggcagggccgtgcaggagcaggctgtgcacCCTGGGGACTCTGACAGCACTAAAGAAG ATGCAGAAACCCTGGAGGAGCCGCTGCTGAGCCTCCCCAGTGAGCTCTCAGTGCTGGACAGGCTTGGCTTGCACAG GGTGGCTCTGACCGAGCAGGATCTGGAG GCAGCCTTTGCCCACCTGGCCCTGGCTTTTCGCTGTGACCTGTTCACCCTGCAGCAACGGGTGCAGGTGGAGAAACGGGCACGGgatgcagcagaggaaaacatccaggaggagctggggcagtgccGGGCTGCCCTGGAG AGGCTGGGCCGatcctgtgccagtgcaggctgcaAGGAGacactggagcagctgcagcacaacctggccgtgctggcagcagctgtggagagggcaaccagtgctgcagagaagcTGGGGGCTGTACACCAG gaggccCGGATGAGCCGGGCAGCAGAGGTGATGGTGCAGCACGTGGAGAACCTGAAGCGGCACCACCTGCGGGAGCACGCggagctggaggagatgaaGCGCCTGATCCAGCAGAACTCCCGCAACCGGCAGCtggcagagagccagg ATGATGTGGAGCCACGGCTGAGGCCTCACCCCCTGAAGAGGAGTTTCCAGCAG GGGTCTGCTCGCCGCAGGGTCAGCATCGCTGTCATCCCCAAGCAGCTCCTG CCAGGTGCCAGCCCTGAGAGccgagcagccccagcaggtgaCCCGGAGCCAGAGGGGGCCCAGCGCTggcccagcacccccag gagcGAGCTGGAGCCACAGGGCCAGGACAGCGCCGTGACTGGGAAGCTggtggcagagggcagaggatCCAGCACAGGGAgcgaggagcaggagcagcttggGCCGAC GTCCAAGGGGGCTGCAGCGGAGCTGTGGCGTCCATGGCTCTTCCTCCCACAGCACTACTGGGTTTTCTTCTGGCTGCTTCTGCTGAGCATCgccttcctcctcctcgtccgtgtcctggagctgcagaggctgcagcctgcagcatcACCCAAGGCCTAG
- the MICAL1 gene encoding F-actin-monooxygenase MICAL1 — MSVPAEEPGNPAHAIFERFLHAGQCQEVLGSFLELCQQLGLQGTGLQLYHGLKAALNYWNAKALWSKLDKKAGHKDYDQGTACAGTKCLVVGAGPCGLRAAIELALLGARVVLVEKRDSFSRNNVLHLWPFTIHDLRALGAKKFYGRFCTGTLDHISIRQLQLILLKVALLLGVEVHINVRFESLVPPKGKAGGWQAVLQPSSSPLSHYEFDVLISAGGGKFVPEGFKRKETRGKLAIGITTNFINRHSRAEVEVAEISGVARIYNQKFFQNLYNKTGIDLENIVYYKDDTHYFVMTAKKQSLLTKGVILQDKADIESLLAPDNVNRDALLSYAKEAANFSTNYCLPELEFALNHRDLPDVDMFDFTCMTRSENAALVREHNGSRVLLGLVGDCLVEPFWPLGTGVARGFLAAFDAAWMVRRWAAGTPPLEVLAERESIYQRLSQTSPDNTHKNVSQYSIDPATRYPNINLQAIKASQVRDLYLVGMVEVDHHGKRKSDSRLSTVAPGAVCEELLSWCQASTAGYPGVAVTNFSTSWTSGLALCALIHRFRPDLVDFDSVDPQDAIQTHQMLLDIAEQELGIQPVLSSAEMATLTEPDCLDLITYLSHFYQIFGTSPEVEVSKKPLSPPGTRGAILFLSKLQKSRNLAHKRSQDGAQKDSEAKRSRRDAELDTGLDGDTPDSAHELPQATGMDPGQPPRDRTGENSDACYFCGRRVYIVERASAEGRFFHRGCFQCRRCGATLRLGDYAFDEEDGNFYCSLHYPNPASMDLPRDEASALPDGDADAAAHAPSDAGRSCVSPMEWAPSPLQPTPAAPQAGEGPGDVEGTADVGDMEEQEPLAQPGEDVREEQVPRAEPQGAAEEGEETGGRRKIILTPLEKLSLSTLNLTSEAEPDPPLKPARLRLPAAPKALPALRQGQGAWKEEEEEEEKIDMEKDLEDSDSEEGEEEEEEEKEEEEGTGLGIMKELYPDPREEEKFPTWKRTLARRTRESQMKRFCRAQAIQRRLEEIEVTFRELEQQGTKLEKLLRDENDSLADQQTQWTNQLLYLVQKKNNLMSEESDLMIAVQELKLEEQQCQLDEKLRSYMNKEDALKTPEDEKAEQEILKQLVEVVNKRNILIQLQEEKRLSELRA; from the exons ATGAGTGTGCCAGCCGAGGAGCCGGGCAACCCTGCCCATGCCATCTTTGAGAGGTTCCTGCATGccgggcagtgccaggaggtgctgggctccttcctggagctgtgccagcagctgggcctgcagggcactgggctgcagctctaCCACGGCCTCAAGGCTGCCCTCAACTACTGGAACGCCAAGGCCCTGTGGAGCAAGCTGGATAAGAAAGCTGGGCACAAGGACTATGAccagggcacagcctgtgctggcaccaaG tgcctggtggTGGGCGCTGGTCCCTGCGGGCTGCGGGCAGCCATcgagctggctctgctgggagcccgGGTGGTGCTGGTGGAGAAACGAGACTCCTTCTCCCGCAACAACGTCCTGCACCTCTGGCCCTTCACCATCCACGACCTGCGCGCGCTGGGCGCCAAGAAGTTCTACGGGCGCTTCTGCACGGGCACGCTGGACCACATCA gtatccggcagctgcagctgatcCTGCTGAAGGTGGCTTTGCTGCTGGGGGTGGAGGTGCACATCAATGTGAGGTTTGAGAGCCTTGTTCCCCCCAAGGGAAAGGCAG GTGGCTGGCAGGCcgtgctgcagcccagctcctctcccctcaGCCACTATGAGTTCGATGTCCTCATCTCAGCTGGCGGCGGCAAATTTGTCCCTGAAG ggtTCAAGAGGAAGGAGACGCGTGGGAAGTTGGCCATTGGCATCACCACCAACTTCATCAACCGCCACAGCCGGGCCGAGGTGGAGGTGGCTGAGATCAGCGGTGTGGCCCGAATCTACAACCAGAAGTTCTTCCAGAACCTCTACAACAAAACAG GCATTGACCTGGAAAACATCGTGTACTACAAGGATGACACTCACTATTTCGTCATGACGGCCaagaagcagagcctgctcaCAAAGGGGGTCATCCTCCAG GACAAAGCGGACATCGAGAGCCTCCTGGCCCCAGACAATGTGAACCGGGATGCCCTCCTTAGCTATGCCAAAGAAGCTGCCAACTTCTCCACCAACTACTGCCTGCCCGAACTGGAGTTTGCCCTCAACCACCGGGACCTGCCGGACGTTGACATGTTCGACTTCACGTGCATGACGCGCTCGGAGAACGCGGCGCTGGTGCGGGAGCACAATGGGAGCCgtgtgctcctggggctggtgggCGACTGCCTGGTGGAG CCCTTCTGGCCGCTGGGCACCGGCGTGGCCAGGGGCTTCCTCGCCGCCTTCGACGCGGCGTGGATGGTGCGGCGCTGGGCGGCTGGGACACCCCCTCTGGAGGTGCTGGCCGAGAG GGAGAGCATCTACCAGCGCCTTTCACAGACATCCCCGGACAACACCCACAAGAACGTCAGTCAGTACAGCATCGACCCGGCCACGCGCTACCCCAACATCAACCTGCAGGCCATCAAAGCCAGCCAG GTGAGGGACCTCTACCTGGTGGGCATGGTGGAGGTGGACCACCATGGGAAGAGGAAGAGCGACAGCCGGCTCAGCACCG TGGCCCCTGGAGCTGTCTGtgaagagctgctgagctggtgccaggccagcacagctggatacCCTGGTGTGGCCGTGACCAACTTCAGCACCTCCTGGACCAGTGGCTTGGCCCTCTGTGCCCTCATCCACCGCTTCCGCCCCGACCTGGT GGACTTTGACTCCGTGGACCCCCAGGATGCCATTCAGACCCACCAGATGTTGCTGGACatagcagagcaggagctgggcatcCAGCCTGTCCTCTCCAGCGCTGAGATGGCCACCTTGACAGAGCCTGACTGCCTGGACCTCATCACCTACCTCAGCCACTTCTATCAAATTTTTGGGACCTCTCCAG AGGTGGAGGTCAGCAAGAAGCCACTGTCTCCCCCTGGCACACGAGGGgccatcctcttcctcagcaaACTGCAGAAGAGCCGGAACCTGGCACACAAACGTAGCCAG GATGGTGCCCAGAAGGACAGCGAGGCCAAGAGGAGCCGCAGGGACGCTGAg CTGGACACGGGGCTGGATGGAGACACTCCGGACAGTGCCCACGAGCTGCCACAAGCCACCGGGATGGACCCAGGGCAG cccccgagggacaggacaggggagaACAGCGACGCCTGCTACTTCTGCGGGCGCCGTGTGTACATCGTGGAGCGGGCCAGCGCCGAGGGACGCTTCTTCCACCGCGGCTGCTTCCAGTGCCGGCGCTGCGGGGCCACCCTGCGCCTGGGCGACTACGCCTTCGACGAGGAGGATG GTAATTTTTACTGCTCGCTGCACTACCCCAATCCAGCCAGCATGGACCTGCCCCGGGATGAGGCTTCGGCGCTGCCTGATGGG gatgctgatgctgctgcccaCGCACCCTCAGATGCTGGAAGGTCGTGTGTGTCCCCCATGGAGTGGGCACCCAGCCCACTGCAGCCCactccagcagccccacaggcCGGGGAAGGGCCTGGGGACGTTGAGGGCACTGCAGATGTTGGTGacatggaggagcaggagccgctggcacagcctggggaggatGTGAGGGAAGAGCAGGTTCCCAGAGCGGagccccaaggagcagcagaggagggtgaggagactgggggcaggaggaagaTCATCCTTACACCACTGGAGAAGCTCAGTCTGTCCACGCTGAACCTCACCAGTGAAGCAGAACCCGACCCTCCACTGAAGCCAGCTCGTCtgaggctcccagcagcacccaaggccctccctgccctgcgGCAGGGACAAGGCGcctggaaggaggaggaggaggaggaggagaaaattgACATGGAGAAAG ATTTGGAGGACAGTGACAgcgaggagggggaggaagaggaggaggaggagaaagaggaggaggagggcacagGCCTTGGCATCATGAAAGAGTTG TACCCAGACcccagggaagaggagaaattccCCACCTGGAAGCGCACCTTGGCCCGCCGGACCAGGGAATCCCAGATGAAGAGGTTCTGCAGGGCCCAG GCCATCCAGAGGCGGCTGGAGGAGATCGAGGTGACGTTCCGGGaactggagcagcagggcaccAAGCTGGAGAAGTTACTCCGGGATGAGAATG ACAGCCTGGCTGACCAGCAGACACAGTGGACAAACCAGCTGCTGTACCTGGTGCAGAAGAAGAACAATCTGATGAGCGAGGAGTCGGACCTCATGATCGC GGTGCAGGAACTgaagctggaggagcagcagtgccagcttgACGAGAAGCTCCGGAGCTACATGAACAAGGAGG ATGCCCTGAAGACACCTGAGGATGAGAAGGCTGAGCAGGAGATCCTGAAGCAGCTGGTGGAGGTGGTGAACAAGCGGAACATCCtcatccagctgcaggaggagaagcgGCTCAGTGAGCTCCGGGCTTGA
- the SMPD2 gene encoding sphingomyelin phosphodiesterase 2, protein MEGEPTLRLRIFNLNCWAIRYLSKRRQQRVRLIGDTLRQEGFDLVLLQEVWSEQDYSELKVKLAGCYPFSHYFRSGVIGSGLCVFSRFPILDMLLYQYSLNGYPYMLQHGDWFCGKSVGLVVMKISGIIFNVYVTHLHAEYCRDKDAYLPHRLVQAWELAQFIRHTSKAADVVLLGGDLNMHPEDVGIRLLRGWTGLQDAFAEAMHFEGCKNGCTLVPDNCFTDKSELLPFPLGIRIDYILYKAISSFTVKCEELKTTTGRAPGVDIPFSDHEAVMATLHIQRQGQPAGATLGTADPALADVVTEARAEVGAGLRAARRQRYSSGRMAVLALLLLLLQAAAALATLAGLGAEQPFPKLSFCLLAFLALGVLVLATGLHLFHTMEVKMLHGTEDQMWMVLRALQERPSEG, encoded by the exons ATGGAGGGGGAGCCCACCCTGCGCCTCCGGATCTTCAACCTCAACTGCTG GGCCATCCGCTACCTGAGCaagcggcggcagcagcgcgTCCGGCTCATCGGGGACACGCTGCGCCAGGAGGGCTTTgacctggtgctgctgcaggag GTGTGGAGCGAGCAGGACTACAGTGAGCTGAAGGTGAAGCTAGCAGGCTGTTATCCCTTCTCCCATTACTTCCGCAG TGGGGTGATCGGCAGCGGCCTCTGCGTCTTCTCCAGGTTCCCCATCCTGGACATGCTCCTCTACCAGTACTCACTGAACGGGTACCCCTACATG ctccagcacggGGACTGGTTCTGCGGCAAGTCCGTCGGTCTCGTAGTTATGAAGATCTCAGGGATCATCTTCAACGTCTACGTCACCCAT ctgcacGCCGAGTACTGCCGGGACAAGGACGCCTACCTGCCCCACCGCCTGGTGCAggcctgggagctggcacagttcATCAG acaCACCTCAAAGGCAGCAgatgtggtgctgctgggaggagacCTGAACATGCACCCTGAAGATGTGGGCATCCGGCTGCTGCGTGGCTGGACGGGGCTGCAGGATGCCTTTGCTGAGGCCATGCACTTTGAG GGCTGTAAGAACGGCTGCACCCTTGTCCCTGACAACTGCTTCACTGACaagtcagagctgctgcccttcccgCTGGGCATCCGCATTGACTACATCCTCTACAAG GCCATCTCCAGCTTCACGGTGAAGTGTGAAGAGCTGAAGACCACCACGGGGCGAGCCCCAGGCGTGGACATCCCCTTCTCCGACCATGAAGCTGTGATGGCAACACTGCACATCCAGAGGCAGGGGCAGCCTGCAGGTGCCACCCTTGGCACAGCTG acccagccctggcagatgTGGTGACAGAGGCACGGGCAGAGGTgggcgcggggctgcgggcggcgcggcggcaGCGCTACTCCTCGGGCAGgatggctgtgctggccctgctgctgctgctgctccaggctgcagctgccctggccactctggctgggctgggcgcAGAGCAGCCCTTCCCCAAGCTCTCCTTCTGCCTGCTGGCCTTCCTCGCCCTCGGCGTCCTCGTCCTCGCCACCGGTCTCCACCTGTTTCACACCATGGAGGTGAAGATGCTGCACGGCACCGAGGACCAGATGTGGATGGTGCTGAGGGCCCTGCAGGAGCGTCCCAgtgaaggctga
- the TEAD3 gene encoding transcriptional enhancer factor TEF-5, giving the protein MDKSLDNDAEGVWSPDIEQSFQEALAIYPPCGRRKIILSDEGKMYGRNELIARYIKLRTGKTRTRKQVSSHLQVLARRKSREIQSKLKAMNLDQVSKDKALQSMASMSSAQIVSASVLQNKLSPPPPLPQAVFSAAPRFWSGPIPGQPGPSQDIKPFAQSAYPIQPPMPPSLASYEPLAPLPPAASAVPVWQDRTIASSKLRLLEYSAFMEVPRDAETYSKHLFVHIGQTNPSYSDPLLEAVDIRQIYDKFPEKKGGLKELYERGPQNSFFLVKFWADLNSTIQDGPGTFYGVSSQYSSAENMTITVSTKVCSFGKQVVEKVETEYARLENGRFVYRIHRSPMCEYMINFIHKLKHLPEKYMMNSVLENFTILQVVTNRDTQETLLCIAFVFEVSTSEHGAQHHVYKLVKD; this is encoded by the exons ATGGACAAGAGTCTGGACAATGATGCCGAGGGAGTGTGGAGTCCAGACATCGAGCAGAGCTTCCAGGAGGCGCTGGCGATCTACCCACCCTGCGGCCGGAGGAAAATCATCCTCTCAGATGAGGGCAAGATGTACG GTCGTAACGAGCTGATCGCCCGCTACATCAAGCTGCGAACGGGGAAGACACGGACGAGGAAGCAG GTCTCTAGCCACTTGCAGGTTCTTGCCCGACGGAAATCTCGTGAGATTCAGTCCAAGCTGAAG GCCATGAACTTG gaCCAGGTCTCGAAGGacaaggctctgcagagcatgGCTTCCATGTCCTCAGCACAGATCGTGTCTGCCAGCGTCCTGCAGAACAAGCTCAGCCccccccctcctcttcctcaggcCGTCTTCTCTGCTGCCCCCAGG TTTTGGAGTGGGCCTATCCCAGGACAGCCTGGACCCTCTCAGGA cattAAACCGTTTGCACAATCAGCTTACCCCATCCAGCCACCCATGCCTCCATCACTAGCCA GTTACGAGCCCTTGGCTCCGCTCCCGCCAGCTGCCTCGGCCGTGCCGGTCTGGCAGGACCGCACCATCGCCTCCTCCAAGCTGCGGCTCCTCGAGTACTCCGCCTTCATGGAGGTGCCCCGGGACGCCGAAACG TACAGCAAACACCTCTTCGTGCACATCGGCCAGACGAACCCCTCGTACAGCGACCCCCTGCTGGAGGCCGTGGACATCCGCCAGATCTACGACAAGTTCCCCGAGAAGAAGGGCGGCCTCAAGGAGCTCTATGAGCGCGGGCCCCAGAACTCCTTCTTTCTCGTCAAGTTTTGG GCGGATCTGAACAGCACAATCCAGGACGGGCCAGGGACCTTCTATGGTGTCAGCAGCCAGTACAGCAGTGCAGAGAACATGACCATCACAGTCTCCACCAAGGTGTGCTCCTTTGGGAAGCAGGTCGTGGAGAAGGTGGAG aCGGAGTACGCGCGGCTGGAGAACGGCCGGTTCGTCTACCGCATCCACCGCTCCCCCATGTGCGAGTACATGATCAACTTCATCCACAAACTCAAGCACCTCCCAGAGAAGTACATGATGAACAGTGTCCTGGAGAATTTCACCATCCTGCAG gttGTTACCAACAGGGATACCCAGGAAACCTTGCTCTGCATTGCCTTCGTTTTCGAGGTCTCCACCAGCGAGCACGGCGCCCAGCACCACGTGTACAAGTTGGTCAAGGACTAG